One Rhinoraja longicauda isolate Sanriku21f chromosome 14, sRhiLon1.1, whole genome shotgun sequence genomic window, AGTTACCGTGCTAATTTTCCAAATATTCATTTGTAAATGATGGTTAATTATAACTGTGGTGAAATAAGAGGAAAAAGATGTGAGCCTGCCTACATTGCTCATTCTATTCTGCGCCAACAAAACATCATCTACACCCAGAGATCCCTCACCATCTCGAGAGAGTTGAAACGCAACTGATTGAATCAATCAAAATGACGTATTGAAAAAAAAAGCTTAATGAACCACTGAGGTATGAGTCAATATAATGCAGTTTCTGAGAGTTCGATTTAAAGCACCACTTTTGAACCAGAACACTATATGACATTCCATTAATGCATCTAATACAAACTTGTAATAAAACTACTCTTAAATATAGTTGAGCAAACATATCTAGAAGATATTTTGATCATAGCTGCTCAAAAATATGCTACAATCAGTAGATAGAAGAGACAATAGAAGTGTTTGAAAATACTTCCTTGATTATGAGATATTATTAAAAAATGATTAAGCATTTAAACTTGCAACTAAATTCAGGGATTCTATCAGTCAATATGAAAAATCCTTGAATACTGATGCATAATGAAATAGTCTTAATCTTAATACATACATTTCtggatgataagggaataatgataTTAACTCAATCCTTTTTGTTGGATCAAAACATATGGAATTATGAGCAGCAAAGTTACAACTTAATTCCATGCAACTTTCCAACAATCATGGACCAGTCATAGATACATCTGTTTCCCAAGTCTGCAATTAACAATTTTTTGGTGGGCTCTGGCATTTAAACTTAAGGTTATCTTAAATTCATTTCGCCCTCAACAATTCAAAACTTCCGGCATGTTGTGGATTTTGATCAATACAAATGACAAGCCAGAATTTCCAAGATTGCACATCATCTTGTCACTTGCCACTCTACTCTTTCTATGTGTAATCGTCACCTAACACCCATTAGAGTATGATTATCAAATGACAGACGCATATGAATGTAGAAAAAATACACTTATACTGATACCATCCATTTGGAGGATAGGTGTGACAGTGGACTTTTCAATGACTGCACAAGTGACCACAAGCTACAAGTATATGAGGGCCGTTATAATGGAAACTATATACGTTAAATAAGAATTGAATATTGCCACCGTTTAAAAAGGTTTTGCTGCTATTTTGTTTTTCTCTTAAAAATGAATCCATAACAAAGAAAATGTGCAATTATATGTGACTTTCACACAGAACACCATCGGGTTTGTTTGTCTTAGTCTTGGCCAATAACTCCTCACATTGCTCAAATTGGCTGCTTCCTTGAGATAAATTGCCAATGCTCTGTTTCTCTGATTGAGAATGTACGGACACTTGAACAGCAATCTCTTGACATTCCTCGTGCATGAATGAGTCATCTGATTCCCCTGCAGGTGAACAGCTGCGTTTCATTTCAGAATCAATAGTATAGATCTCATCACTGCACCCCTCTGCTTGTCCCTCTTTGTTTTCTTCATCTGTTGCATGCTCTGCTTCATCCATCCTCACAGCCTCGATGATTTCTTCCACAAAGGTTCTGCAATTCAGAATAAGAGGTGGCAGAGGAATGCTCCGAGCAAGTTCTTCTACATACCTGGCAAACTCCATGGTCTTAAACTGAGTCACTTTAGCCAGCTCGAGTGTCTTCGCTGATGTGATGATGGGAATGCGTTTTGCAATTTCAAATGCTTTCTGTAATTTTTCCGCTCCTTCCATTTTGAAGAAGTCATTGATTGCTTTTTCGGTTTTCCTGAGGTGGCTGCTCATCATGCAGAGGCGAGTAATGTTCAATATCATAATGATCGAAAAAGCAATGAGGCAAATTATCATATAATAAATGCCCATATCGCCCGTGGTGAAGACAACACGCAGAGTGATTGTGTAGTTTAAAGTGCCGTGAGGATATGCTGCAATGCATGTGTAACGGCCTCGATCGGCAAATGTAACGCTGGTGATGTTCAGGTCCCCACTGTCTAGGATAAGCCATTTTCCATCTGTTGAATTAAGAAAGGCAAATTGGTCTTCAATAGATGCACGTGACACACAAATTTACACATTATCTTTTTTCATAGTGCTGTAGGAATCATGCTGTAACATTGAGGTATTCTTTCCAATATGCCCCTTGAAAGAGCAATCCAATTAAACGCACCCACTTGCCCACTCTTTTTCACATCAACGAATACTTCTacatttagggcagcacagtggcgcagtggtagagttgctgccttacagcattagagacctggattcgattctgactatgggtgctatctgtatggtgtttgtacgttctccccatgacattccaaagacgtgcaggtttgtaggttaataggtctATGTAAATCTtacctagtgggtaggatagaactagtgtgtgggtgattgttggtcggcacgaactcggtgggctgaagggtatgtttacatgctgtatctctaaactcaactaaactaaaatatttttttcttgcaGTTCCTTGAGCCTATATTGTTTTCTGCTTTACATATTTATTGAATTCCTTTTTTCAATTGCTAACTCTATTTTAACCATCCTTTCGGGCAGTGCAATCTGACTCATGCAATTTGCAGCCTGAAAATCTATATTCCCACATTGTTGCCTTTCATTGTTTCGCCAATTGCCTTAAACTTGTCTCACCTGGTTATTGACACCTCACCTCAAAAATGTCGTCTTTAGTATTCAATCAAAACCATTAATTTCAAATAATCCATCAAGTCTTGCTTAAGCCTCCTCTGCTGTAAGAGCAATTCCAGTTTCTCAAACTATTCACATAATTGACTTATCTGACTTTGTCTAACATTCTATTAAATTTCCTCTGCATTCCCAGCCGCTCAGCTCCAAGCCCCTCCCGATTAGTCTGCTGTTGCTGCATTTCACTGCCCTCTTTTTTGGAACTGCTGCTTATCATCTGAAATTATCCAATCCGCTGGCAACTTTCTCAAATCCTAGTTGGATTGGCAGACAAAACCTCCAATATTTCCACTGCTCAGCTGCTATAAGATGCGTCCCGTCCATGTTCAGTCATTCTTCAGCTCCGAGTGCAGGCATGCTTTTAACTATCTCCTGCACTACCAGAATGAGGGCCCTGAACATAAACTGGAAGAACCACTTGTTTTCAGTCCAGGTACTTTGCAACCTTGAAGAATGAATACCGAATTTCCCAACCAGATAAACTGCTTTCTCATTGTTTCCCATTATCACACTTATGTCTCTTGAAAAAGTCTAATTGGTGGTCAATTCTCATGGTCCTTTTCATTTAATCTACCTTTGCCAATCTCCACATATTGTGTTTTACATTACACCTTGCTCTTCTCCCCCACAACATCTGCTTTGAAAATTGACAGCATTTCACATAGTACATCTTGATTCCAGACCACCGTAAGTGACTTGCAAATACCAACTTTGACAGTGGTTGTTTATCATGGAAAAGAAAGCCTTCACTAAAACTGACATTTCACTCACTATATGATAAAATTACAAATTTTGCTTTTAAATTGTAACATAATTTTTTCAAATAATTCCATGTGTTCATCTTCAATTAATAAATATTTCTAGTGTATTTGCTCTGAAAGGGTAGACAATAAATTATAAGTGAGTGATCTAAACTTCACACTACCTGTCATGCTGCTGTCCTTGAGGAGAATCCCCTTTGAGTTGTACCACATGATGTTGTAAATCTGGCTACTGTTCACATTGCATTCAATCAGCACACTTGTTCCTTCTTTCACTATGAGGTCACGATGCGCTGGCAGTTTCGAAAGGAAATTAGATCCTGCATGTGACACACCCCTTTGCACATTTACAGAACTGTAATTTGCACTATTGTATAATCCACAAACAACCGTGCAGCAATGAAATATCAAAGTTactgtgatggattgggcagttACTGTTACACCCGGATGCTTCATTGGAGAAGATTAAGATTTTCAACATTTACAATAGTTGCTACAGTTGCACTGCAGGTCCCTGCAACACAATGCAATTCCTCAAGCACGTGTGCCGTTACTTCAATCACCACACAAGATTTTGTCAGGTATTGCTGTGTGTATGTCCAAGGTCAATTCAAAACCTGCAATTACAAAAACACAGATTTATAAATACATATATTCATTGTCatagatggatgtggaggccgagtcaatggatacttttaagatggagattgacagattgttgattagtacgggtgtcaggggttatggggagaaagcaggagaatgggtttgagagagaaggatagatcagccataattgacaatagacaataggtgcaggagtaggccattgaatggcggagtagacttgatgggccgaatggcctgtctgctcctataacttatgaacttacaaagaGCCAAGTATCAATAGTGCTACAAATGTTTCCATTAACTAATCATAAAATACTCATGGATTATTAATATTGCACTTCTTTAGAAATTACGACAAAGTAGCAACTCACTCGCCATGAAACAGTTGGCTACTCTCATCATTTAATCCTTGAATCTGAGTTACGGACAGGCTCACGGCTGAAATGATTATCTCACAATTAATAACATTTGCCATTATATAATTTGGGGAAATTTcaccttttttaaaaagaaaacagcatttcataaaattagaacacaaTATTACAATGGTTTAGAGAAGCAGCTCTAAAATTATTGGACTGAATCAAAAATATAAGTACAATTGTGCAAAGGAAATAAACATATTGCTAATATGGACAGTGCAAGTTCTAGTAATTAACACAGATTATCATTCATACAAAATTTATAATCTATACAATTTCTTAAGGATCAGGTGAATTCATTTATGCAAGACAAATAAAATCATGGCCATGTTTACACAGCACATTAGATGCTGCAAAACTTTATCACCATGTTAAAATTAGCAGATCAGTGCTATCTAATCCCAATGCCCTTAAATAATAAACTAGTTACTCTTAGAAACATTACACATATTCCAAGTGTACacttcaagggtcaagagtgtagAGTCAAGATTATTTTAATgacatatgtcctgaaatggaacaataaaattcctacttgcagcagcacaatagatacATAAACATAGTGCTCTATAAACACCATAAGGAAAAAATTAAAAGttaagtatatatttttaaaattagagTGCAAAGCCAAAAACAATGCTCCCcatgtctatgtagttcagagtttatttggaggttgtagtgttaatagcctgatgattgttgggaagaagctgctcctgaatccgGAAGTTCGTTTTCAGCctcttataccttcttcccgatggcaggagtgaaaggtGGTTTGGGTCACTggctgccttttcgaggcagCAACTTctgcagatcccttcgatggtggggaggtcagttcctgtgatggattgggcagtaTTCACCAATTTTTGCTATCTTGCTTTAAGCACTGAAACAAGGTCCCTTCTGCCCATTCTCATAAACAAAAAGGTTCCAAAGCAttgttttgaaaacatccaggtaaATCTTCCCATTGCTTGGCCAAAATTTATCCCTCAACCAACATGACCAAAACAGATTACCTGGCCATCTCAATGTTGTTTTCTATATTCAATGGAGAAAGTCTAACGAAAGTTCGATTTTCTAAGTTCGATGGAGAAAGTCTAAGCGAAAGGTGTTATAGAaatgaagttttttttaaatctctcttaTTGCAATATGTATTTTACATATCAAGTTGGGTAAATAGAAATGTTATTTGATTAATCAAGACATATTAATCCATGTTTTTAACTTCTATGgtttttatatttaaaataaacaaaagcAACAAATTGATGCCTCCATATTTGCAGTTACTGAAAGATACACAAGCATACTGTGCATTATAACCCAACAATATAGCTCAAATCCCAATTCCCCAATAGACTCCCATTACATTTAACTGATGCTTGCAAAATATATTCCAAAGATCTAGTTATAGGAATGTCAGCCATTACAAAGACTAACCATTAAGATATAGCAGAAAAGAACCTTCCATTCCAATTGGGAGATCTCAACAAAATTGAGGGAACTACTGGAAGACTTTAGTGGGCAAGCTATTGTAATTTCAATGATAAATTTCAAACAGACTTACATTTACACCTAGCGTAACATTTACACCTACATTCATGGCCTAGCGTACTCTtcaaaatttgaaattaaatttaAGTAAAAGTGATTTTTTCCGCAGTTTTCTTGGAGTCAAATTTCGCACAGCAAGCTGTTAGGAAGACTAATGAGTGATAATGACACAATAATGTATTTAAGAGTTTGTGAGATAAATATTTGCCAATATATTGCAGTTAATTCCCTTAATGATATTTGAAATTGCGTCAACAAATCATTTACACCCAACTGGTTTAATATCTGATCTGAAAGAAGACAGCTGCTCCCTTCATAATAAAACACCACACAATATTTTGCGGTCAAGTTACATGGAAATTTAAACTCGTAAATTAATCATTTTGCTTCCAAAAGATCATCATGTCAAACAGGAAAGGTATCCATCTGGAAAGCATTCTCAAAAAAGCATATGCAATTGTATGATGCAACCGTTGATCTTTTAAACCACAGAAGAAACAGGGAGAGGATATGCGCCATTGAGCCCTTCAAACCCGTTCTGCCATTTAGTAGGTTTAGGCTTAGTATTGTCATGTGAAccatgatacagtgaaaagcttagttttgcatgctatctaatcagatcagatatacatatataaatacaaacaagtcaaactcaagtacaatagaaagaGAAAACCAGATTACTTtatgactttactttagattgggtaaaactgttcccaaaccaagctcttTGCAACTTCACAGTATACTTTCTATGGTTCTTCTGtagaagtttggaagagtcactggaaacatgccaaatttcctaaaGTAATTTGCcacagtagggtcccgacccgaaacgtcgcctatcaatTATTTCCAGACATGCCactcgacccactgagtgaccccagcattttgtggctatcgctATGCTAAATTTCctgtcttctcaggaagtagaggcgttggtgtgactTCTTGGCATCTGAATCAGTGtgcttggtccatgacagatcattggtaatattaacacatAGGAACTTGTagttctcaaccatttctacttccacatcattgatgctgattgggacatgtactccaccatgctcccTGAAGACAGTAACTAGCTCTTTTCCCTTGCACTAGCTCCTTCTTCTTAGATCACAAGGCATAGGTCCTCAGCCCACCAGATCACGTTGTTTACATGAATCCATCACCCGTTTACATGAATCTTACAATACGAATCTTATATTagttccattttattctccccacattcccatcaactctaagCAGATTCTACCCCTCAACCacccaccagagacaatttacaatgtcctagggggagtgtttgctagtgctgtcggggaggatttaaactaatgtggcagggggatgggagctggagcagagagacagaggggtgtaaaatgagggtagaagcaacaggtagcaaggtgaaaagtaaaagtggcaggcagacaaatccagggcaaaaatcaaaaagggccacttttcaacataatcgtacaaggggtaagagagttgtaaaaacaagcctgaaagctttgtgtctcaatgcaaggagtatacgtaataaggtggatgaattaaatgtggagatagttattaatgattatgatatagttgggattacggagacatggctccagggtgaccaaggctgggagctcaacatccagggatattctatattcaggcgggatagacagaaaggaaaaggaggtggggtagcgttactggttagagaggagattaaagcagtggaaaggaaggacattagcttggaggaagtggaatcgatatgggtagagctacgaaacactaaggggcagaaaacgctagtgggagttgtgtacaggccacctaacagcagtagggaggttggggatggcatcaagcaggaaattagaaatgcatgcactaaaggcgcagcagttataatgggtgacttcaatctacatatcgattgggtgaaccaaactggcaggggtgctgaggaagaggatttcttggaatgtttgagagatggttttctaaaccaacatgtcgaggaaccaacgagagaacaggccattctagactgggtattgagtaatgaggaagggttagttagcagtcttgttgtgcgaggccccttgggcaagagtgatcataatatggtagagttcttcattaggatggagagtgacaaagtcgatacagaaacaagtgttctgaacttaaagaaaggtaactttgagggtatgaggcgtgaattgtccaagatagactgccgattgatgctgaaagggttgacggtggacatgcaatggaaagcatttaaaggtcgcatggataaactacaacaagtgttcatcccagtttggcaaaagaacaaaccaggaaaggtagtgcatccgtggcttaacaagggaaatcaaggatagtattaaaacaaaagatgaagcatacagattagccagaaaaagtagcataccagaggactgggagaaattcagagtccagcagaggaggacaaagggcttaattaggaaagggaaaatggattatgagggaaaactggcaaggaacataaaaacagactgcaaaagcttttatagatatgtcaagaggaaaagattagttaaggcaaatgtaggtcccttgcagtcggaaacaggtgaattgatcatagggaacaaggagatggcagaccaattgaacaaatactttggttctgtcttcactaaggaagacataaaccgtctgccggaaatagcgggggaccgggggtctaatgagatggaggaactgagggaaatccaggttagtcgggaagtggtgttaggtaaattaaatggattaaagacagataaatccccagggccagataggctgcatcccagagtgcttaaggaagtagcctcagaaatagtggatgcattagtgataacttttcaaaactctttagattctggagtagttcctgaggactggagggtaactaatgtaaccccactttttaaaaagggagggagagagaaaacggggaattatagaccagttagcctaacatcggtagtggggaaaatgctagagtcagttattaaagatgtgatagcattacatttggaaagtggtgatatcatcggacaaagtcagcatggatttaccaaaggcaaatcatgtctgacgaatcttatagaatttttcgaggatgtaactagtagagtggataagggagaaccagtcgatgtgttatatctggactttcagaaggccttcgacaaggtcccacataggagattggtgtacaaacttaaagcacacggtattgagggttcagtgttgaggtggatagaaaattggttggcggacaggaagcaaagagtaggaataaacgggtccttttcggaatggcaggcagtgactagtggggtaccgcaaggctcagtgctgggaccccagttatttacagtgtatattaatgatttggacgagggaattgaatgcaacatctctaagtttgcggatgacacgaagctgggtggcagtgttagctgcgaggaggatgctaggacttggatagagtgacttggatagattaggcgagtgggcaaatgcatggcagatgcaatataatgtggataaatgtgaggttatccactttggcggcaagaacaggaaagcagagtattacctgaatggtgaccgattgggagaaggggagatgcaacgtgacctgggtgtcatggtgcaccagtcattgaaagcaagcatgcaggtgcagcaggcagtgaagaaagcgaatggtatgttggcattcatagcaagaggatttgagtttaggagcagggaggttctgctgcagttgtacagggccttggtgagaccgcacttggagtattgtgtgcagttttggtctcctaacccgaggaaagacgttcttgccttagagggagtacagagaaggttcaccagattgatccctgggatggcgggacttacatatgaggaaagactggatagactgggcttgtactcgctggaatttagaagactgaggggggatcttatagaaacatataaaattcttaaggggttggagaggctagatgcgggaagattgttcccgatgttgggggagtccagaaccaggggtcacagcttaaggataagggggaagtcttttaggaccgagatgagaaaacatttcttcacacagagagtggtgagtctgtggaattctctgccacagaaggtagttgaggccagttcattggctatatttaagagggagttagatgtggccctttttgctaaagggatcagggggtatggagagaaggcaggtacaggctactgagctgaatgatcagccatgatcatattgaatggcggtgcaggctcgaagggccgaatggcctactcctgcacctattttctatgtttctatgtttcaatgtaattAAGCTACCAACCGGTATGTCTTCAGGATTCAAGATGGCGCTGGTGCAAGACTCTTTATATGCTGGTCCTAAAGGAAGacctactctgaagaagggtcacgacccgaaatgtcacccattccttctatcc contains:
- the LOC144599825 gene encoding microfibril-associated glycoprotein 3-like, which codes for MKHPGVTVTAQSITVTLIFHCCTVVCGLYNSANYSSVNVQRGVSHAGSNFLSKLPAHRDLIVKEGTSVLIECNVNSSQIYNIMWYNSKGILLKDSSMTDGKWLILDSGDLNITSVTFADRGRYTCIAAYPHGTLNYTITLRVVFTTGDMGIYYMIICLIAFSIIMILNITRLCMMSSHLRKTEKAINDFFKMEGAEKLQKAFEIAKRIPIITSAKTLELAKVTQFKTMEFARYVEELARSIPLPPLILNCRTFVEEIIEAVRMDEAEHATDEENKEGQAEGCSDEIYTIDSEMKRSCSPAGESDDSFMHEECQEIAVQVSVHSQSEKQSIGNLSQGSSQFEQCEELLAKTKTNKPDGVLCESHI